The Papaver somniferum cultivar HN1 chromosome 3, ASM357369v1, whole genome shotgun sequence genome includes a region encoding these proteins:
- the LOC113361072 gene encoding EG45-like domain containing protein, whose translation MTKSHHHHHLLHFLFIITNFFDFSGADVGTATRYSPPYLPTACYSTDVSQFPANNQFASAGEGIWDNGASCGRQYLVRCISASVQGVCILGVTIAVTIVDRGVSSVSYPVVANTTMTLSAATFAMIADASASEINIEFQQI comes from the exons ATGACGAaatctcaccaccaccaccaccttctccacttcCTCTTTATCATCACAAACTTCTTTGATTTCTCCGGTGCTGATGTCGGAACTGCAACCAGATACAGTCCCCCATATCTAC CTACAGCTTGTTACAGTACTGACGTGAGTCAGTTTCCAGCGAATAATCAATTTGCATCCGCTGGTGAAGGCATTTGGGATAACGGAGCTTCATGTGGAAGACAATATCTTGTGAGATGTATAAGTGCTTCAGTGCAAGGAGTTTGTATACTTGGTGTTACTATTGCGGTTACTATTGTTGACCGAGGAGTTAGTTCGGTTTCATATCCAGTTGTTGCAAATACAACGATGACTCTATCCGCTGCTACGTTCGCCATGATTGCGGATGCATCTGCTTCTGAAATTAACATAGAATTCCAACA GATTTAA
- the LOC113359206 gene encoding uncharacterized protein LOC113359206, with protein MDIINSNLPEDISNKIRNIHLFKDKNHILKKDQLRWTLTKSGYYTVKSLYDKLNENATDIVSLDLPKYFWTAIWKLYMSQRIKLFLWKCLQNALSTNFKLYGKVRDVELQCTMCGTATETTEHLLLHCPYATEVCKLAPNPISLNIDSSSTLLTLCKDWINNPRREISLEIMLTKMWFIWKERCNKVFEKKSTSAKSSRNSRTYFFLVKQKDFAGYAIILRDNAGNLGGGKAGQSTSSNPQEVEAIGVLQAATWAQENGLENFSIEGDCESLFKYMYGKNSDISWRSKAYLDEVKRLAQLCNNFLGFYFVPRQGNRAANILAKFVRPLNSSIL; from the exons ATGGATATCATAAACTCTAATCTACCTGAAGATATATCTAACAAAATTAGGAACATACACCTCTTTAAGGATAAGAATCATATTCTTAAGAAAGATCAGTTAAGATGGACTTTAACAAAGTCAGGATACTACACAGTGAAATCCTTATATGACAAACTGAATGAAAATGCTACTGATATAGTTAGTCTGGATTTGCCTAAATATTTTTGGACTGCTATATGGAAATTATATATGTCTCAAAGAATTAAATTGTTTCTATGGAAGTGTTTACAAAATGCTCTATCTACTAACTTTAAATTGTATGGAAAGGTAAGGGATGTAGAATTACAATGTACTATGTGTGGAACTGCAACTGAAACTACTGAACATCTTCTACTACATTGCCCTTATGCCACAGAAGTTTGTAAATTAGCTCCCAACCCAATTTCTCTTAACATAGATAGTTCAAGTACCCTTTTAACACTTTGTAAGGACTGGATCAATAATCCCAGAAGAGAGATCTCATTGGAAATAATGCTAACTAAGATGTGGTTCATCTGGAAGGAAAGGTGCAACAAAGTGtttgaaaaaaaatcaacatcAGCTAAGTCCTCTAGAAATTCAAGGACATATTTCTTTCTAGTCAAACAAAAGGATTTTGCAGG TTATGCTATAATTTTGAGAGATAATGCAGGTAACTTAGGAGGAGGAAAAGCTGGACAATCCACATCTTCAAACCCACAAGAAGTGGAAGCTATAGGAGTGCTTCAAGCAGCTACTTGGGCTCAGGAGAATGGTTTGGAAAATTTTAGCATAGAAGGAGATTGTGAAAGCCTCTTCAAATACATGTATGGAAAGAACTCGGACATCTCTTGGCGTTCAAAAGCATATTTAGATGAAGTGAAAAGATTGGCTCAATTATGTAACAACTTTCTAGGTTTTTATTTTGTCCCAAGACAAGGAAATAGGGCGGCAAACATTCTAGCAAAATTTGTTAGACCCTTAAACTCATCTATTTTGTGA
- the LOC113359205 gene encoding uncharacterized protein LOC113359205, which translates to MHIKIDMDKAFGRVNLESLIKVMTQMGFSTQWCNLIHQFISTTNLVVLVNSSPGNFFKPTRGLRQGNPLSPYLLLFCMETLSRYLIYAESQGLIHGTKIWNEAPTINHLLFADDCMIFCKANMEECNNLINIFQDFGQSCGQLINFAKSGIFFSKNTDPDIADNISDVMHVQRINITDKYLGSPLFTNRSKVQTFKPCVDKLKHRLAGWKTNLSTAGKVTMIQTVTSTLSIYQMNCFNITNDTCKEIHVIQRDFFWNKEKDKSKGLFYIAWDTVNKPKDLGGLGFRNMEYFSIAMISKIAWRLIEEPNSLLRSIMKASHYPNQEVIRMDTKPKNTDSWIWKQILEVISCIKNITSGR; encoded by the coding sequence ATGCACATTAAGATTGATATGGACAAAGCCTTTGGTAGGGTCAACTTGGAATCTCTTATCAAAGTTATGACCCAAATGGGATTCAGCACTCAATGGTGCAacctaattcatcaattcatctccaccaccaacctTGTTGTGCTGGTTAATAGTTCTCCTGGAAATTTCTTCAAACCAACAAGAGGACTCAGACAAGGAAATCCCCTTTCACCTTACCTATTATTATTCTGCATGGAGACCCTCTCTAGATACCTGATATATGCAGAATCACAAGGCCTTATACATGGAACAAAAATCTGGAATGAAGCTCCTACCATTAATCACCTtctctttgcagatgactgcatgaTTTTCTGCAAAGCTAATATGGAAGAATGTAACAATCTAATCAACATTTTCCAAGATTTTGGTCAATCCTGTGGACAGTTGATCAATTTTGCTAAATCGGGAATCTTCTTCAGCAAGAACACTGATCCGGACATTGCAGACAACATAAGTGATGTCATGCATGTTCAAAGGATCAACATTACAGATAAATACTTGGGCTCCCCTCTCTTCACCAATAGAAGCAAAGTTCAAACCTTCAAGCCTTGTGTAGATAAATTAAAACACAGACTTGCTGGTTGGAAAACTAATTTATCAACAGCTGGAAAAGTTACTATGATCCAAACTGTCACCTCAACCCTCAGCATTTACCAAATGAACTGCTTCAATATCACAAATGACACCTGTAAAGAGATACATGTTATACAAAGGGACTTCTTCTGGAACAAAGAGAAAGATAAATCTAAAGGCTTATTTTACATTGCATGGGATACTGTCAACAAACCAAAGGATCTAGGGGGATTGGGATTCAGAAATATGGAATATTTCAGTATAGCTATGATATCAAAAATTGCATGGAGATTAATTGAAGAACCAAACTCTCTCTTGAGAAGCATTATGAAGGCCTCTCATTATCCAAATCAAGAAGTTATCAGAATGGATACCAAGCCTAAGAATACtgattcttggatatggaaacaAATCCTCGAAGTCATCTCTTGCATTAAAAATATTACATCTGGAAGATAA